A window of Halomicrobium zhouii genomic DNA:
GGCTTCGGAATCATCGCTTACTCACTGTACGTCACCCGTCGGGACTCTGCGCCCGCCAGGTAGACGCGAGTCGCTCGGACCAGTTCTGCGGGCGGGGCCGCGACCTCAGAGTTCCGCTTCTTCGACGGTGATAACCTGGATCATCTCCGTCACGCGGTCGGGCAGCGACACCTCGTCGCCGTCCACGCGGACGGTCATCATGCCGATGGGCGCCACGTCGAGGACTTCCACCCGCTGGTCCGGCGTAATTCCCTGCTTCGAAAGGTACGACAGTTCCTCGGGGTCCCGGTCGCTGACCCGTTCGACCACGACCACGTCTCCGGGTTCCTGTTCCGCGAGCGTGATGCCAGGGGTCCCGTCCAGGGGCTCCAGCGTCTCGCTGGGGATGGGGTCTCCGTGGGGGTCGACCACAGGGTCGTCGAGCGCTGCGGCGACGCGGCGTTCGAACTCCTCGCTGATGTGGTGCTCGAGTCGGTCGGCCTCGTCGTGGACCTCCGTCCAGTCGAACCCCAGTTGCTCCGTGAGGTACGTCTCGAGCAACCGGTGGTGGCGGATGACCTCGAGCGCCACCGTCTCGCCGTCCCGCGTGAGCCTCGTCCCCTGGTACTTCTCCCGTTCGACGAATCCCCGTTCCTCGAGGGTATCGAGCATACTCGAGGCCGTCGGCGGTGTCACGTCGAGCGCGTCGGCAAGCGCCGAGGTCGTCACCGGGCCGTCGCCGTCGCGCTGGAGGCGGTAGATGGCTTTCAGATAGTCCTCCATCTTTGCGCTCAGCATTAGGGCCAACTAACGCCAAGAACAGGAAATAACTGTCGTTGGTCGGAGCGCCACAGACCGGCACCGGTGACGCAGCGCGAACCGGCGCTCACTCCGCAGGATTTTAGGGCAGAACGCAGTAGGGCGCCTATGAAGCAGCTGGGTCACTACGGGACAGCCCTCCTCCTGTACTCGCCGGTCGCACTCTTTCTCCTCGCCAGCGGTGAGGACGCCCTCGCACTCGGCGGTGGCGCGCTCGCCATCACACTGGCGATGGCGCCGGACTGCGACCGCCCCATTCCGTTCGTGGACCACCGCGGACCGACTCACACGTTCGGGTTCGCGATTCTCGTCGGACTCCTCGTGGGCGCGGCTGGGTGGGTCGTCGGGTCGCAGGTCGATGCTGCGGCGGCGCAAACGTTCGGCCGGTTCGCGTTCGCCGTCGGCGCGCTGACGGTCGTTTCGCACCTGCTGGCCGACGTCATCACGCCGATGGGGATTCGGCCGTTCTGGCCGCTCTCCGACCGCCACTTCACGCTCGACCTGGTGTACGCGAAGAACTGGGCCGCGAACGTCCTGCTGTTCGTCCTCGGTGCCGTCGCGACGCTACTGGTCGTGTTCGCGAGTCGCGGAGCCTGAGGTACCTATATGAGGTCCTGGTCTTCGAGATCGGTCATCACGTCGTCGACGAACGACTCGACGTCGTCGTATGGGAAATCGCCGGAGAGTTTCGTGTTCAGTTCCATCGCCGTCATGGAGAAATCGCCCGATTCGAACTTCGTCGACGGGCCGTTCGGAAGCGCCGGCACGAGGTCCATCGGACTTGAGATGGGGTAGTCTGCGCCCTCGAACGCCTCGGTGAACTGCTCTCTGAGATCCGCTTTGTCGACCATTGTGGTGAGAAGTTCGCTCACTGGTCCCAAAAGTGGTTCGACTACGAGACACTCTCCCGTTGTTCCGAGTTTATCTTCGGCAGTCCGCCGGCAAAACAGTTAATCGGCCTCCCCGAGGCCATCCGTTGTGCTAACGAATCCCGTCACTCGTCGTCGCGCCCTCCAGTCGGGAACGCTCCTCCTCGGGACACTGGCCGGCTGTTCCACCGACCAGGACCCGCAGTCGCCGACGGAGAGCGAGCCAGCGGACGGCGGCGACGACCCGTTCGCTGACCTCCAGTTGCGCGGTGAGTTACTCGCAGAGGGCTTCACCTCTCCCGTCGCGGCGGTCGTCCCGGAGCCGGACCGCGTGTTCGTCGCCGACCAGACCGGGCAGGTCCACCTGGTCGACGACGGCGATCAGCAGCCCGAGCCGTTCATCGACGTCTCCGACCGACTCGTCGAACTCTCCGGCGTCACCGAGCAGGGGTTGCTGGGTATCGTCTTCCATCCGGACTATCCCGACGACGATCGCGTCTTCGTCCGCTACAGTGCACCGCCCCGGTCGAACACGCCCGATGACTTCTCTCACACCTTCGTCCTCTCGTCGTTCAGGACGGATGCCGACGGCGGCGCTGCCGACCCCGACTCCGAAACCACACTGCTGGAGATTCCCGAACCCCAGGCGAACCACAACGCCGGCGCCATCACCTTCGGTCCCGACGGCTACCTCTACGTCTCCGTCGGCGACGGTGGTGGCGGCAGTGAC
This region includes:
- a CDS encoding metal-dependent transcriptional regulator, whose amino-acid sequence is MLSAKMEDYLKAIYRLQRDGDGPVTTSALADALDVTPPTASSMLDTLEERGFVEREKYQGTRLTRDGETVALEVIRHHRLLETYLTEQLGFDWTEVHDEADRLEHHISEEFERRVAAALDDPVVDPHGDPIPSETLEPLDGTPGITLAEQEPGDVVVVERVSDRDPEELSYLSKQGITPDQRVEVLDVAPIGMMTVRVDGDEVSLPDRVTEMIQVITVEEAEL
- a CDS encoding metal-dependent hydrolase, with translation MKQLGHYGTALLLYSPVALFLLASGEDALALGGGALAITLAMAPDCDRPIPFVDHRGPTHTFGFAILVGLLVGAAGWVVGSQVDAAAAQTFGRFAFAVGALTVVSHLLADVITPMGIRPFWPLSDRHFTLDLVYAKNWAANVLLFVLGAVATLLVVFASRGA
- a CDS encoding MTH865 family protein, encoding MVDKADLREQFTEAFEGADYPISSPMDLVPALPNGPSTKFESGDFSMTAMELNTKLSGDFPYDDVESFVDDVMTDLEDQDLI